The Neurospora crassa OR74A linkage group I, whole genome shotgun sequence genome segment TTTACAGGTCCTTTGGTTCACACACCAACACTCACTTCTTTCAAACAGGCCCCCTGGGAAACAGTGCTAGCCAGTGTTGTCGAAGCCGCACGTCAAAGAGGAAACTGGAAGTCCATCGTTGTGGGAGGTTGCTGCAAGGCGTCCCCCGAACACATTCGAAGGCTACGAAGGACCCTACAAGATTACGGCCACATGTCAACCTCTCCAGCGGCGTAGCAGTATCTAGCACCGGCCATTCCCGTCAAGGAATCCTATTGTACAcaacgaagaaaaagactACTATGATGGCGAATGACACCTCAATGTTATCAGTACAAGACCGCATCGACATTTGACGGTTTCTCCTAGCCCATCATCATTGGCCAcccactgcactgcagtcATCCCCAAAGAACATGCCCAAATCGTAGTTATAGGACCCAGCCCTCACATAGTCATCACGCATAATGAGCCACGGACCGACAGGTGAGCTATCGGCGTTATTCCACAGGGCATACCTCCTCATCACACCGTCAGCCGAAGGGGCGGACACTTCACACTTCAACACCGATCCAGTCATGTACACCCCATCCGGAGTCGAGCAGCGCAACGGATATTCTACCGGCGTATTCGTGAACCGGATAACGTGAAGGATTTGGCTTGCCCATGGTGGGAGCGCGTACACCTCATAGCCGGCCCATGTACCGCCGCTGATGCTCAGCTTGCCAGTGGATATGTCGAGATCAAACAAGCCGAAATTGGAGCCGGTTGGCGCCTCAGTGATTAGGTTGGAGTTGGGGGAGAGCACACGAATGTGGTAGTCTTCATTGCTCACACCAGGGGTGATGGCTTTCAGGCAGAAGCCCGTGATTGTTGGAGCAGAGCTGGGAGCGGTCGAGGTCGTGCTCTCGACGGATGTTGTGGTAGGCTCCTCGGTGGTGGTAGGCAGCTCACTGGTGGTGGGCGGCTCGCTCGTGGTGGGTGGCTCGCTCGTGGTGGATGGCTCCTTCGTGGTGGGCAGCTCACTCGTGGTGGGCAGCTCACTGATGGTGGGTGGATCACTCGTGGCAGGCTCCGTGGTAGAGGGCTCCACAGTCGACGCCTCAGTTGTTGTAGGCTCATCGGATGTAGTGGTCGTCGTGCTCTCAATGATACTGACAGCGCTGGAAGTCAAGTCGGCAGAGCTTGTTGGGCTGCCAACAACCGCTGACGTCAAGGTCGACGTTGCCAAAGACGACGTCGTTGTCCGTGGGCGGCATCGACTTGCCACGGTCATGGCCGCAAGGGCTGGCAAAAGCGCAAACGAGGCACGCATGGTCGATGATTCGAAGGGATTTGATCAGAGAATGGACGCGGAACAACGCGAAACGGGGAAAGAGACAAGAGGTTTGAGTTTGTGTGATTTCATGTTCACAACGCTTTGTCTTATATGGCACTCTGTCAACGCTTTACACCACACGCCGGAGAAGCAATCACACAAAGTATCGGTCAACAGTCCAAATCTTAGCAGGCTTCTTCCTTCAATTGACCGAGAGGTAATTCAATCGTGGCTGGCTGAACTTTGGGGACTATCAGGGTCTAGACCCCATCCATCGAGTTACAGTTCAATAGTTTGTGGATCCCACTGAGAGGAACCAGAAAACCGGAACAACCATTGACAGCCCAACGGGGCGACTTCAATCAAGTGCAATGACCGATAGTGGGTCTGGGGCTTGTTTGGCTTAATCTTAAACGCTACTGCAGGTACCGTGAGCCCTGATGCAAAAAGAAACGAAACTGACGAGGAGAAAGGGGAGAACGAGCGAAGCTGGGTGCCTGGAATAAGCTGGATTGGCCGAGATGTTCGAGCCGAAGCATCGGATGACATCAGTATCCATTCAAGGGCTATGCACTCCCGCCACCCTCAACATGTTTTCAAGTTTCCCTTCAGCACCGTCCAGTCGGAGCAAAACTCTCCGCCGCATCTTTGATGCTTTCCTTCAAGCCCGTCCATCCCTCCTGTCCGACAGCATGCAACAACAAGAAAGGAATGTCCGCCGGAATTTCCGTTTCATCAATCTGATTTGAACTCGGCAATTCCACCCAGTCGTTCTTTTCAGGATACAACTCCTTGAGAATGTCCAGAGTTTGGTTCCAACTAAACTGCTCCGCGAGCCCATAAACCCTTGATCCAGTTAGTCCCGACACAAGCACGCCAAGATACAGCCGACCTGCGTCTCGAGCATCAATGGACGACTGTGGACCGAAAGTAGGAATTACATCGAGTGCGTCCTTCGGTTTCCCATTGTATAAAGCCCTAACTAGCCCGGCTGTGCTGGCTGGCTGATTGTCGGGATCAAGGATGGGCCCAACGACGGTGGAAATGAGCATCGCGTTGAAAGTAAACGTCGGCTTCTCCCTCGCAACCCAGTCCCACAGCGCCTCCTCAACTTTGACTTTGATGGCCATGAACGGAGCGAGGCCCTTTTCCGCATCAGGGATGCCCGAATCTTCGGCCAACGCCACCGCCTCGTGATTCCATGACTCCTCTGTCAGAGTCCTGCGGATCCCGACCTTAGGCGTATAAGCCGCCCATGAAGAGCTGGTGTAAATGAACGCCTGGACGGTGTTGGAGTGCATCTTGGCGGCGTCGAGAAGACCGTAGAGACACTTGAGTTCTTCGTTGACGGCTTTTGGCACGTCTCTGTCGTCGAGCCAGGCGACCCCGGCTACGGTGATGACGGCGGAGACGCCGGCGACGTGAGCGTTCCAGATGCCGGGGGCAGTGATGTTGGGGACTTCAATGACTTCGATGCGGTTGAAGCCGTAGcgggtggtgaagaagggctCGACCCAGGCGCATCGAGCTTTGTTACGCACGGTGCCTCGGACGCGGTAGCCGGCTGAGAGGAGCTGGTCGGCTATGTGGCTGGCGATTAGGCCGTTGACGCCGGTGACAAGGATGAGGGAGTTGAGAGGGATGAAGGGTTCTTGTGTGAGATTGAGAGGTGTGTTGGCCATGGTGCAATTAGTtctggttgaggttgagtgAGGGCTGCTTCCTCCGAAAATCACGAAAGTATCGAGATCTTATCTTAACAACAAAAGCAACATGGAAGATGGAAAAGACGATCACAACAACACAGAACCTAGCTAAATAGATGGACGTAATATATCTGAGTTCGAGGGGCAAGTTCATCTTCGACAGCATCAAAGACGTCTCagctacttacctacctcaaCCATGCCCCTGCAACTAACGACTGACATGCGCACACCCCATCAAGATTCACCGGTTCGGCGTTAGGGCGGCCAATGGGCTCTGGACAAAAACCCGATGTCTCATCGCGTTATCGTTTTCATGGTGTTACGCTGCAGACGGAGGAATGCTGACCGTAGACCGAAGTGCGAGGGAGACTCAACCACCGGGTGCGCAGGGGCATGCAATCATCAGACGCTGCGAGGTTGGAACGAGGGCCAATGGTCCAAACGTCATCGTTGACCAAGACCCTCGGAGACGATGTCTGTCCAGAAATTGGAGTTACGAAGAAGATTGGAATTGAGCTTGACTACCATGACTGGGCGGCCGCCCGATTCACTGCACGTCATGTTACGCTGTTGGCACATGTCCTTAATGTCTAGAGATACCATCATACCTCTGGCGTACGAGACTCGTCTCGTGGAAAGAGTTCGTCGGTCATGGAAAAACCCACTGCCCGAAGCGataacaaaaaagaaaagaacaagaaaacGAGAAGGGTAATATGAACGAATGAAAGAGGGACAGGCCGATAAAGATGGAAGGTGGCCGTCCTTTATCTGATGATCAGATAATCACGCATCTCCACTTCCCACTCCTCTTTTAGGGATCAAACACCCCTGTCAGCTCGGTTTATGTGGGGCGAACCGCCGAAGATGTTCACAAACGTCTCCATTCTCCCCACCTTGAAGACACCTCCGGCCGGCCAATATGCGTCATAACCGCCATGTCTGTCTCCTTGATGGGGCCATGGTATTTTCCCTGAATATGGCCATTCATGGACTGCTCAATCATTTGCAAAACGCCTTGCTTTGACGATAAACGGACGCTGTCTCAATTACACCCGCTGACCCCAAGCTCTCTAGCGCCCAATTAATTCCATTGACTCCAATCTTCACAGTCAACGAGCCTTTCATCTCACCTTGGTAATATACATAGGGTAGCTAGGTACTCTCGGACCGACGGCAAATACACCTTTGCAACATGGCACCCCAACCCTCACCCCGTCGCCTCCGCATCGGCGTTGACGTCGGCGGCACCAACACCGACGGCGTCATCCTCGACCCATCCCTCGCttcatcctctccatccaAAGGCATCCTAGCCCACGTCAAGACCGCCACAACGCCCAACCCCAGTGAAGGCATCATGACCGCCATCACCTCCATGTTCACTCAACTTCAGGCTACCCACGCCGCCGACATCCGTCCGGAGGACGCCATTGCCAGCGTCACCATCGGCACCACGCACTTCGTCAACGCCGTCATCGAGCGGGATCCCTCCCGCCTTTCGCGGGTAGCCGTCCTCCGTCTTTCCGGTCCCTTTTCCAAGCACGTTCCGCCCTGCGTCGACTGGCCCGATGACATGCGCTCCTTAATGCTGGGGTATCACGCGCGCGTGAAGGGCGGATTGGAGGTAGACGGGTCGTTGATCAGCGATATTGACGAGTCCGAGATCGTGGAGCAATGCAAAGAAATTCGCAAGCGCGGCGGGATCAAAGCGGTAGTGATTAACGGTGTGTTCAGTCCTATTGATACCGTCTACAGACAAGAAGAGAGGGCGGCGGAGATTGTCAGGCGCGAGCTGGGCGGGCAGGAAGAAGTGGATGTGGTGTGCTCCAAGGAGGTGGCGAACTTGGGGTTCTTGGAACGAGAGAATGCGGCGGTTTTGAATGCGAGTATACTGAGGTTTGCAAGACGGACGATTAGGGAGTTTCGGCAGGCGGTGGGTCGGTTGGGACTCAAGGGTGTGCCAGTGTTTATCACGCAAAATGATGGGACGATCTTGAAAGGAGAAAAGGCGGCGGAGTTGCCCATCAAGACGTTCTCGAGCGGGCCGACGAATAGCATGAGGGGTGCCGCGTTCCTCGTGCAGGGTCAGGAGAAGgatgggaagaaggagggacaGGAACAGGGAAAggcgatgatggtggtggatgttggTGGGACTACGACTGATGTGGGGTTACTTTTGCCTAATGGGTTTCCGAGACAGCAGGCTGCTTATAGCGAGTTGGCGGGAGTAAGAATGGTATGTTATTTTGCCCACAATGGTCTCTGTGAACTGCTCCCTGTTCCAATTGTTGGCGGCTGACTGATCCAATCCATGTGTGGACATTACTGGGGGTGTATAGAACTTCTCATGCCCTGACATCAAAAGCATCGGTCTCGGTGGCGGTTCCATTGTCCGAAAGGGCAAAAACGGCATCACCATTGGGCCAGACAGTGTGGGCTATAGGATCAACAAGGAAGCCCTGCTCTTTGGTGGAAGCACGCTTACCACAACTGACTGTACTGTGCTCACCAACCCGGAAATCACCAGCATAGGCGACGCCAGTCTTGTCAAAGCCGCACTGACCGAAGAAGAAACCCAGCAGTTCAAGGCCATCGTCAAGAGCAAGATCGAAAAGATCATCGATAACATGAAGACGTCACCAGAGGACCTGCCAGCTATTCTTGTCGGCGGTGGTGCAGTCATTGCCCCAGATGAACTCCAGGGTGCAAGCAAGGTGCTCAAGCCCCGATGGTCCGAGGTTGCGAATGCGATAGGAGCTGCCATCGCTCGTGTCAGTGCTGTTGTGGACACAATCAAGTCTACAGAGGCCAAGACGGAGAAGCAGTTCTTggaggagatcaagaaggaTGCGGTCGAGAGAACCATTGCGGCTGGTGCTTCTCCGGAATCTgtcgaggttgttgaggttgagatgCTGCCTTTGCAGGTAAGAACTTCCCTTGCATCAGTGATGCAAGTTCATGCGAGCGACTAACAAGACACATACTCTCACCTGCTAGTACGTTGAGAACAAAACTCGTTTCGTCGTCCGCGCAGCCGGCGACTTTGACTTCACGCGGTCATACACGTCAAGCGATGACAATGGGAAAGCCTCATCAGAGGAAGAGGCCGTGGGCAAAGACCTCTTTGAGCCACAAACAGTCACAGACACCAAGCCAAaagcagcaacatcatcacaaGTCAATGTCCTCACCTACACCCCCAACGTCCTCAACCGCATCTGGCACATCTCCGAAACAGACCTCACCTTCATCTCCACCGGCTGCTACATCCTCggcaccggcggcggcggctctCCCTACGCCTCCATGATTCTCCTCCGGCAGCTCCTCCGCTCCGGCGCCTCGGTACGGGTCGTCTCCCCTGCGGACGTGCCTGACTCGGCCGCCgtcggctgcggctgcggcgcCGGCTCGCCAACGGTGAGCATCGAGAAGCTGCAAGGCGACGAGATGATGCAAGCACAGACGGAGCTTTACAAAgccttgtcctcctcctcctccgatcAAAATCAAAATTACAAAGCAACGCACATGATCGCCCTCGaaatcggcggcggcaacggccTCCAAGGTATGACGCTCGGCGCCAGCTCCAACATGGACATCCCCTGCGTCGACGGCGACTGGATGGGGCGCGCGTACCCGACCAAGTGGCAGACGACACCAGTAGTCTTTAACGAGCGGTCGCCCATCTGGAGCCCCATCGCCGTCGCGGACGGGAATGGAAACGTGCTGGTGATGCCCAAAGCGGCGTCGGATGCCGCCGTCGAGAACATCATTCGCGCGGCGCTAAGCCAGATGGGCAGCCAGGTGGGCGCGGCCGACCCGCCGGTTACGGGCGCGGAGATGAAGAGGTGGGTGGTGGAGAATACGGTGTCGCAGGCGTGGAGGCTGGGGAGGGCggtggcgagggcgagggcgatGAACCGGTTGGACGAGGTGGCAGAGACGATTGTGGAGGAGTGTGGTGGGGGGCAGAAGGGGGCGGCGGCAAAGATGTTGTTCAAGGGAAAGATTGTGGGTGTTAGGAGGACGCTGAGGATGGGACATGTTTATGGGGAGTGTATTATTGAGGGGACGGATATGACGGATGATACTACGACAACAAATCATGGGAGAAGAACAGGGGGTCGACGTGGAGGTCAAGGTGTtgatggggaggagaaggaggatttcATTGGCAAGAGGATCAAGATCCCGTTCAAGAACGAGAACATTGCTGCCATCCGTATACCCGCGGAGGATGGTTCTAACGACGAGAAcaaggagttggagaagcaggaggaTGTACTGGCGATTGTGCCGGATCTGATCTCGGTCATCGATGCTCAAAGCGGTGAGGCCGTGGGCACTCCGGAATATCGGTATGGCTTGCTGGTCATTGTTATCGGAATCGCCGCTTCAGACAAGTGGACGGGGTCACAGAGAGGCATCGATCTTGGTGGTCCCAAAGCGTTTGGCTTTGACCATCTAAAGTACGAACCGTTGGGCAGGTTCGTGAAGCCGGTTAGTGTTATTGATGAGTTTGATAGGTCGATCGAGTAAGGACATGAGTGATGCAGAGGTTGTCTATCCCTGCTCTATGGTGTACTTGCAAATCTCAGATCTCTACTTGAAAGTGGAGATGTGCTAGGATAGTCCTGGATGTAGATCAGATGAAACAGATAGGCTCGACTTgtcaggtacctctacggatTCAAGCATTAAGGTTGTTTCAAAACAACGGTTGAGTGACTCACAAGGAAACTACCTTCCTTGCTAATTAGTTTGATTTGACTTCCTAATATAGACCTACATATATGTGCCATCGACGAAGCGTACCTATATCATAGACTGGATAGGTGACGACTAGATCGCGGACTCCGTGTGGTGCCTAACAACACTCCTTAACAACGTATTGTGTACACGACATACATtcacttgttgttgtttgccTTTATGTACTCAAGATCACCGCATGGTCTGCTAGTGACAGTTCCCCGATTTCTGATCCTTTCCATTCGATGATGTGGCTTGTCGTCACAGATGGGTTTTTGATGTTAGAATGAAGGACTTGCAGAAGAGATCTGGAGGCACCAACCGGCTACCGATGCAATCTTTGTCCCTTAGATGCAGTTGATCGTGCATAAGCGTGACACTGGAGGTTCACTTGATGTCGTGAACTGCTCCAAGTCAGATGCAATCTAATGCCGTGTGATGATGCTGCCATGGCAGAAAACATGCCATCAGAGTATCTCTCTTGCGCAAACCATTTTTTTTAACCTCTAGGTTACCTTATGTATATAGAAAAGAACTTCAGCTCCTAACTCCAGATGTTCCAGTCTGCTTGGATTTAGTCAGTCGTCAGTTTTTGGTATCTGGTCCTAACACTCGTTCATCCCGCCCCCTTTTTTCTCCCGCGCTTTCAAAGTAAAGTGAGCGGAAATCTAATCAACAACCGCGTGCTACAACCGTTCAGTCAT includes the following:
- a CDS encoding hydantoinase — encoded protein: MAPQPSPRRLRIGVDVGGTNTDGVILDPSLASSSPSKGILAHVKTATTPNPSEGIMTAITSMFTQLQATHAADIRPEDAIASVTIGTTHFVNAVIERDPSRLSRVAVLRLSGPFSKHVPPCVDWPDDMRSLMLGYHARVKGGLEVDGSLISDIDESEIVEQCKEIRKRGGIKAVVINGVFSPIDTVYRQEERAAEIVRRELGGQEEVDVVCSKEVANLGFLERENAAVLNASILRFARRTIREFRQAVGRLGLKGVPVFITQNDGTILKGEKAAELPIKTFSSGPTNSMRGAAFLVQGQEKDGKKEGQEQGKAMMVVDVGGTTTDVGLLLPNGFPRQQAAYSELAGVRMNFSCPDIKSIGLGGGSIVRKGKNGITIGPDSVGYRINKEALLFGGSTLTTTDCTVLTNPEITSIGDASLVKAALTEEETQQFKAIVKSKIEKIIDNMKTSPEDLPAILVGGGAVIAPDELQGASKVLKPRWSEVANAIGAAIARVSAVVDTIKSTEAKTEKQFLEEIKKDAVERTIAAGASPESVEVVEVEMLPLQYVENKTRFVVRAAGDFDFTRSYTSSDDNGKASSEEEAVGKDLFEPQTVTDTKPKAATSSQVNVLTYTPNVLNRIWHISETDLTFISTGCYILGTGGGGSPYASMILLRQLLRSGASVRVVSPADVPDSAAVGCGCGAGSPTVSIEKLQGDEMMQAQTELYKALSSSSSDQNQNYKATHMIALEIGGGNGLQGMTLGASSNMDIPCVDGDWMGRAYPTKWQTTPVVFNERSPIWSPIAVADGNGNVLVMPKAASDAAVENIIRAALSQMGSQVGAADPPVTGAEMKRWVVENTVSQAWRLGRAVARARAMNRLDEVAETIVEECGGGQKGAAAKMLFKGKIVGVRRTLRMGHVYGECIIEGTDMTDDTTTTNHGRRTGGRRGGQGVDGEEKEDFIGKRIKIPFKNENIAAIRIPAEDGSNDENKELEKQEDVLAIVPDLISVIDAQSGEAVGTPEYRYGLLVIVIGIAASDKWTGSQRGIDLGGPKAFGFDHLKYEPLGRFVKPVSVIDEFDRSIE